TAATGTTTTATAGAACAAGGTAATTTCCTAATCTTCTGAAAGTGCAACAGCTAACAGGTGCGTGAATGCTGTACCAGCcttcaacaaaagaaaaaactttcAAGAGAAAATGTGAAAGGCACTGCTTACCATGCCCCTTGAGGAAAGAGTCGAAGAAGTCCTTGAagcttccctcatagcccgtcTCCTTGATTAGCCTAGTGAAGTGGTAGAGGGAGACACAGACGTCCTTAGGATTCCGCACGATGTAGATAATCTggggataagaaaaaaaatgaatgccaaAGTGTGACTGCCACTGATGTGCACCACAATTCTATGTAACAAGAATATACCGTATATTCCAGTGTAAGGGCTGCACTCATGTCTGGGCTGCACCCCTTGTTTTATTTACTGAAGTACACTAAAGGCCAAgcagggcattacataggggggaacATGAAAGCAAAACAGTCATAACAGGGTCATAAATACGAACAGGATAAAAGATGATGTTATCAGGATAAGCCACAGTAACAAATAACATGGCAAATAAGGTAGAATAAAATTAGGGTGAATAGGCAGACAAACAAAATTCCGGTTCAGTAACAGAACTgtgataaaagaaagaaaaacgaaataGCAGTGCCACGAAATAGTTCTAAAAACAAATGTACAGTGCATGACAGCTTAAGAAAACAAGCTCTAGACACTAAAATAAAACTGATCATGAATGCACAGAACTAAGAAAAGcaactaaaaaataaataaaagaaaatattgtgGAATCATCGTGTCAAAGACACACACATGGCACAAAAAAAGCACaaacaataaaatatataaaaaaacagcacaatCACTTTACAAAGCCTCTAAAAAACCTAGCAATGCTGCTTGCAATGATGATAAGTCGGTCAGGACGGCGATATAAGGCGCCAACTCATTCCATTCATTCATTGACTggataattgagaaaaaaaaaaggttatatGTTTTTCTTAATTTGTGTTTGAGCCGAAACTCCAAATTCACAcccgaactaaaaaaaaaaaaagtgcccccATACATGAGTTTATACGGTAGCTTACTGCTTAGTTCAGTGAAAATTGTGCCGATAACCAAGATTGGTTACCGTTACAGACATGGTGATCATGGGCTAAAGAGAATGAATCTATGGACAGAAAGGGGTCTCCTATATTCTGGGGTAGCTCTTACCAATAGCttaaaacaagaaaaatgaaagaataaaaacaaacaacAGCGACAAATGAATAATTTGAGATTAAAACTTTCCAAGCTGATGGATTTGGTGGTGTATGGACATTATACATAAGGCGATGGCAACACCCTGACTTGAGCTCCTTTCCTTTCAAATTGACCAATGGCAGCTTAACAACTCAGGTGTCGGTCACCAACTGTTCACACAACATTTTCATGGTGAACGCGGTAACCATATTGTGCTTCAGTATTGAAGAAAATTTTCTTTCTCCCTGTTACATATCCGCCACTAAAAGCACGCAATAGAGTGTATGTATACCATTTTCTGAGGCTATGAACCAGTGAAGACATTTTCTGTACCTAAGGTTCTTTGAGTTATATGAGCGGCAGGTATTGAATAGTCCAATGTGTTCAGGAGCATCTCTCAAGGTAGAGTAGAattgaaataagggagtaattactgatgACCTTCCACCCCGTGACCTTTTTTTATGCCTGTAaactgcatagctttcctttgtagcaaTCTGGCTGCTCTtgaatggatgctaatgagtaactgCTCCCTTATTTCAGGTGTTGAATAAAATCAGAATCCAAGTCTGTGCACTGCAATGCACTGTTAACCAATTGCTCTTTGTTTTATTCCTTTGGATTACACAGGCTGTAACTTCGAAGCAGTTTACGCCGATAAGTACTATGAGCACATTGCTTTTAATGAAAGCTAGTAAACAAAAGCTTAATAGCTATGTCAATTGCATGCCGCACAGCTAGAAATGCACATCACTGCGAAGCGAAGAGTTTGCCTTTGAGCTGCGAGCTGAATGATGCGAAAGAAAGGAGACAGCACCTTTGGGTTTTCCGTGCGTACTGATTCTGGAAGCAAGGAGTAGGGGAGATGTGTCTTGATCATGCGGGTGTCCGGAGTGTTCTCAATGGTTGAGACACCCGGGTAGAAATATTCGAGGAATGGGAATCGCTGCTCCATGTTGCGCGCCGCTGCCGAACGGAAGTCCAGACCCGTTACGATGAGGTACACTATCTCTTGCACCCACGTGGTACCTGCGCATTCAAAAAAAGAATGACTGGAAACTTAGAGAATTAACCATTGTGAGAAGAAACACTAAAAGCGATGCCCCTTCTATTTCAACCCTTATTGCATTTCCTGCTTAGCAATGGGAGCCCTTTGAGTGCTTCGATTCGCTTATTCACTGTGATGTGGCACCACCTATGTAGAGCAACGGATAATGTCAAAGCAGGAGCTGCTGCAAAAGCTGATGAAAACTCCTCTAGGAAATGCTGCATCATGAacttaaacaaaaaaattgattgTACCATTTCCCTCGCCATGTAGCCAGTTACTGGAGGTACTCCCTCTTGTTCCAAGTGTGGGACAGACAGGAAGGTGAGTGAATGAAAAAGTGGAAAAAAAGTTAGTGGAAAAGGGCTTGATTTTCCACAATAGGCTGATGTGGCAGGCACTGAAATTAAAGAGGCATTGCTGCAACGGTTGCACTAACCAGGGCAACAGAGAAGGAGGGGTGCCAATTTTTGCTCCACTCTGTTTACTATCCTAAAGAATGCCTGACAGCACATCGAGGGCTGCATCACTCGGGAAGGCAGGTATAAATAGTCCTCCTGGGTAGATTAGTGGGCCTTTGTTCTCCAAATTGTGATGCACAAATACATTACACAACTTGCCTGCTCTTTGCGGAAACATTTAATGCCTGCACTGTAGAGTCCACATTGATGACAATCCAGGTCTAAACGCGGCTGGATAACAATAGCCACATATGTCTTTAAGTGCATACACTGTTCATATGGCTGCATACACCGCATATATGACAGAGTAATTAGGGGAATAGGTTACTCCTTTTAACCATGTGAGCCTGAATGAAGACGAAGATGGAGAAAAGCCTGAAGTAGTAGTCAAGGAAGTGGTAGATAGCCTCAAGAGTATACAAGGGCTGCTATGACCAAGCCATGGCAATGCATTTTTAcagttgctgctgcttttttgcatgcgtttctacagtttattttttttgAGATTGCCACAGGAAGCAATCTGCGATAGATTTCGCCAAACATAAAACTTGGGTGGCATGTTCACCAACAGACAGACTAAGTATGGCGCATTACAGCTTCCTGcagaagctgtatagctttccttagtAGGCATTTGGCTGCGATTGGGTGGGTGCTAATAAGTAACTGCTGCCTTTATTACAAATTTATtctaccttgggggattccccctAAACAATGGACCGATAGCCTCAGTTACTTATTTGCCATGAAGCCCAACACAAAAGACATCAATCATCATCACAATGCACAATGCCTGAAGCTCACATTAACAATGTTAGCATAAGGTGCTAAACATAGCAGGAAGTTTCAAATGTGGTTATGTGTGTTTCCTGCTTTTTTTACTGACACACACGAGAGCAGCTGACACTTGAAGTCTGAACCAGCCTGCTCATGTCACGACGGGTACCACTGCGAAAACTAACGCCGCAACAAAATTTCACACACAAAACCTGCGACATGACAGATCACCTTTCACTCTGCGCCGGCTGTAGGACAGCCACGATCAAGGCATTCATGCGACAATACGGCTCTGACCCAAACGTCCTATATGTCTATGCGGCGAAATACCCGCCCGGCACAGATGCCATGGGACTAGTGGTCACAAATGCCACTGCCTCAATTCAGATTACGGGCTCCGTTCGAGGCATGAGCTCGAGCATGACAGCTGAGGACACCGCCATAGCAGTAGCACTCAGTTCCATACACCACATGACCACGCATGACAAACACCACGCCACTCCGATATACACAATCATTGCAAACTCACAGGCTGCGTGCCTCCCCTTCGCATAGGGTACTTTATCTCTGCAGGCTATGCGCGCACTATCCCCAATAAATCCTGATATATTCCCCACCGTGCGCATTGTTTGGACCCCTGGTCATGCCTCCCTTCCCGGAAACGACAGCGCCCATGTGCTTGTCCAGGCGCTGTCGAAGGAAGCGGAGGAGGAAGCAGACACCGAGGGCGCCTTCGTGGCTCTGCACACTTACACTCACATCACAGAATATtaccacacacaaaaaagaacacTGCCACCACCGCACCCAACACTTACTAAAGCCGAAGCTGTGGCATGGCTTCAACTTCAGACTCACTTGTATTTTGTCCTATATCAAAACAACTTGTTCTTCCCCACCATCTACCTGGACAAATGCCCGAGCTGCCAAGCGTATCGACCTACATTGCATTATTCCGTTTGGGCCTGTCCAACACCACCCAGCGGCATCCCGCCCACAACCGTCCCCACCCCTTCCTATTGGGACGATGCCCTGTCCAGCACGGAGCCGACCGAccgaccagcgccggctcatcaAGTGTGTCGAGAAAATAGCGGTGGCAGTCGAGGATATGGACTGAGAGCCCTTCTCAAGACCGCTCTGACCGGCACGAACCCGCGAGGCCAGAGACAGCTGCCCCGGCGGGCCTGCAGGATCGCGGCGGCACATAGAGCCCCGGACTGAGAGCTCCACTCAAGAAGACGAGCCCAGTATTGTTTTCAAATAAAAGTTTTCGCTCCTCCGCGCTTCTCACCAGTCTTGGGGAAGGACACGACGAAGATGTCGTCGGGCCTGGCCTTGAGCGCCTGCACCTTGGGCAGCGACTTGATGACCATACCCGGGAACACGTATCCGCGGTAGTTGTAGAAGTACACGTTGGCCGCGTAGTTGCCGTCCCTGGGCAGCATGACGCACTCGCGGAACAGCTCGTTGTGCTcggcctgccgccgccgcctgaaGTACAGAGCGGCGGCCAGCGTGCTCCCGAACAGCACCGTCGAGAAGAGCTTCTTGCCGAGCTTGAAACGCCGATTGTCGCCGCCGTGGCCGCCCGCGCGGTGCGGTGGTGTAAGGTCGCTGTAGCATCGTTGCAGCAGCGGCGTCGTGGGTGCAGTCTTGGGTATCGTTCGGCGACCGCACCTCGCTTCTAGGACGGATTGACGCTGCAACCCTATCCTAAACACGGTGGCCGCGCTCCTCGTCGTAAACATGACTGCTAGCACCTTGGTTGACAGCTGACCCCCTTCACAGCAGCCGCGGTTGCAACGACTGTCGACGAACTTCGCGGGGACCGCTGACCCCGACGTCCTAAGATAGCGACGTCGAAGAGAGACGCGTCACAGAGATGCGACTCGTAAAAAAGAGGGTTTTGTTAGTAGAATCATCAACGCTCTATTGAGGGGCAGAAGCCCAGGACGCTTTCCGAAGCGGAACTGGACGCAACAAGGTTAGGATAGGTGGTTATGTGAAGAGCGCTACAAATCTCGATCTAAATTTCGTGGGCGCGGCCATTGTGAAAAAGTGGTCCCGCAGTCGGCAACGTAACGGCCAGCAATAAACTtgttaaaaaaaacaattgcacACGAAGCATAAAGTCAATTTAAAATAAATTATGATGCCCATTTTACTTTTATAATAATTTAAACAAGTCGTATTTACTAAAAAAATTGCGGGACCATCGTTGCAATGGATGTTTATTGGATTCTTTCTTCTGGACTGCCACAAGCCGATCCGATCCAATGTCGCGATTCATTCTTTCATTGCGTTGCGTGCTGTAGCGCGTCGAAGGTGCAATCGTGCCGCTTCCCTCTCAACGTAACACGAAACCGTCGAGCAATGCGATCCCGACATCTATCATCGCGGACGCTAGCTAAAGAAATCCCACGCGAGGCAGGTGCCGATCCATCGCTTGTCGATCCTTCGCCGTCGCCAAGGGAGAACCGCTCTTGAAGCGAAACTATACATCGCGAAACCACCGAGAGCGCGCGTGACATGGGCAGCGTGAGAGGTGCCGTGGCTGTTCACCCGCTTACACACGACTCGCACTCGGCGTGGAATCGGCTCAAGACCAACCAGACTGTGCGGAGTACGACCCCGCTCGAGTTGGACGAGCCGATCCGAGATGACGCTGTGCGCTTCGTATGTATTTCGGACACGCACAGCGCGATCGAGCGTATGCGGCATCCCATACCGGACGGAGACGTGCTGATCCACGCCGGCGACTTCACCCGGAGAGGCTACACCGAGGAAGTGGACGCGTTCAGCACGTTCTTAGGTGAGTTAATTCTTCGCGTTGTCGTAGTAGCGCAGTACGAAAACGGTGGGATCGCACACTGCCTAGAGAATACTAAATGTCTGCCCGGCATCCCAAGAGTGTAAAGGTGCCTCACGTCCCACACgggacgtcctgtggacgttaTCCTGATGTCCACAATAGGATATCCCGTAAAGAAATGTACACAGTACAGTGCGTTAAAAGCGGCTAGTTGGTCGTTCATTATTAAAGGGGAGTGCTTAACATCAGAATGGACAAAACGGACGATACAACACGAGACACCGAgcgcatacacgtacgtagtacAGATACATCGTATCAAAAGATATCAGTTGTGCATGTTAcacaaaacgaacaaaaaaagTAGTGACACGTGTGTGACTATAGTGTGAACACGGAGTGGACTGAAAATTTGTTGAATTAAGTGGACCCTTTAAAACACACCTGATGTTGACAAGACCAAAGCTTACGTTCGCATAagccggaagttcgaattaagtaAGCTTGACTTAGTGAGATCTGAGAGTTCACACTCATTGTCAAGTTAAAGAATGTGAAATTTGCACAAGGAAAGAAAGTTTtgtgtctgggctagtcggtgtgAATGATTGTGTGGTGATATATGCAGGCAAACATGAGCCACAGGTGTGGAGCAGACGTAACAAGGCTTTATGACTTCTCTCATTCTGTATCGTTATGTCTGCTTGGCTGTCTTTTCGTGAGAACATTCTATGCGAGGCTCATGTTATGCAAAATGACAAATGTATAGCTGGCATATTGCCCGGCATTGCATGCTTAATTGTGCATCTGTGTTTGGCCAGATTGCATAGAGCGGCATCAGCACAAATTGCTTTTGTTCAGTTTTTTAAGTTAAATCGAAGCGATTATACACATAGCAGTGTGTTAGATGTGTGCAGAACAAGTCAGGGTCCTAAGTTGTACAAATAGTGTGTTAATTCCGGAACTTGTTCATCTTTCTGTATTCAGTGCTTGATCTGACCACTGCTAATTTTCACTGAAATGTTACTTTTTCTCACTGTTTTGTGGGTTCAGCCATGTGAGACTTGCCCCAAGTGAGTCATGCCCTACACTTAGCCATTATTCTGGGAAAAAGTGCATAGTGTACTCAGGTTGTATCTAATAACCACACGAATCCTGGGGTTTTATTTATTGCTTGAAAGCACTTGCATTAAAAACACACAAACAGTCAAAGAACACAAACGGCATATACACATATTTGTTGCTTCAACTTTTATGTGTCCTTGTACTCTATGCATGCAGTGTGTTCAAATTTCCCTTCATGATGAAATGCTAAAGGTTGCAGTGTGTACAGGTGGCTTGCAGTCACATCACCACTTGGTGATGTGATATGCACAAACTGCATAGTTCTGTATGCTGAGTTGTCGCATATAGTATGGTATCAGATTTGGCTCACCGGATGAGCTTGCTTCGATTGCAAGTGAATGAGCATAGTGTTTTTTTAAGACACTATGTATTGAAGATATCTTTAGTAAAACTTCACTGAAATAGTAGTTACTGTTGGACTGTTACGACTGCCTTTTGCAGCTGTAGCTGTTAATGCTAAGGCTCCTGGGGAAAACGCGTTTGTCATtgtcatagtagtagtagtagtagtagtagtagtcaaAAAACATCTGTGTAGCTGAGTGTGACCAGGGGGGATGGACTCTGCAGATCTGTTTCTTTCTGTGCATAATCATTATCACATTCAAGCTAGGGCCGATTTTCTGCTTTATCAGTTGTGTAACCACCATTAAGCGTTCATTTTATTCCTATTGCAGCACAAAATATCTGTGGAATTACAGGTGTTTTGTTGTATTCATGCTTTGTTATATCATGCTTTTAGCGTGTGTTTATTCACATTATGTATGTCTGGCCCAAGGCCTCACCAGACAACATGCTGAGCGATAAATATAATCGCATCAAACTATCCATCTTGCAAGTTTTTGTGAGTTTTCGAACCGTCTGCGCTATTTTACTGCCTTCCAGCCCTGTGCACAATAGAGGAAAGTCTCAGGCACGTCTGCACTTGTGAAATAGGTTGTCAGCATTCCACTGCTGGGTCAGTCTAAACAGCTGAATGCACTAGAAAAGGGGATGGGCCAAGTACCATTTCTCAAGGACCAAGTATAAGTGTGCATTGGGTTTTACAGTGTCGCTGTTTAAAACAAGACCACCCTAAGATCGCTTTGTTGTCGACCACATGAATGATGTCATCACATAGCAGTGCCACGTCGGATCATGACCTGTGGGTCATGTGACTTTGCGGTGTGATGAAATCACATTAACAGGTTACATGACCTATTTAGTGGGTCACATGACTCAGTAAACATATTACACGTGACCTCCTTACATAACCTGACCACTCTCAACATCTGGCATCATAATTCGAGTCACATTAAATGAATGCTCCTTCAACTTTTATTGATTCATAAACTTTGTATTTTGTTGTACTTATATGTTTACGTCTACTCTTCTGTTGTGTGTTGTATATGTAAAACTTTTCTAGGCGCATATCTTCTTAAACTTGAGCCGTTCTGCTGTTGTGTTGTGTCTGTGCAGGAACCCTCCCACACAGGCACAAGCTTGTCATAGCAGGAAACCACGAACTCACTTTTGATCCCCACACAGTTAACCATGGGATGTCATGCACAGAGGCTGCGTGCAACGAAGCTGTCGCACAGATCAAGCGGCGACTAGTCAACTGCACATACCTGCAAGACGCCCCGGCCACTGTTTGTGGTGTCCAGGTCTATGGATCTCCATGGTAGTGTCTCACTTGTTCTTGCATGTTCGTGTTATTGGCATGAATCGTGAAAATAGAGCAAGCTtggttctttcttttttgtgttggAGAAGCCCTGATACACTCTTGTAAGCTTTGTTCTGTCTTTCTGTCCATCCTTTATGATTCCTGTTGCATCATGGTAaattttttttgtgtatgtgCTGATAATAAAACTATGCTGATCCAATCAAAACAGGCAGACCGAGACTTCCACGGACAGATTTAAACCGAACTGAAGAGCAATTGGAATCAGTTTGATCCCATTAATTTCAGCCTGTTCTTTTGAAAGATCTGAGAGTTTTTTGTCCAAGGACAATGAGTTGAGGCTGTACCCGTTTTGACTGATGTTTGTTGCTTTTGAACTGGTTCCAAGCTTGTCAGTACTGAAGGCTTTGCCTGCCCATGACCCGAGTTTTATCATGCTAGTAATGAGACTATTTTAAAGTAGTCATTTTTCTGAGAGCTTCCAGACACAGACATCATATGGTGAGCCATAGTTGTTGGCTGCTTTGTTGAGCTTACAGGCACCTCTCAGTTACCTTTGATGGCGATAGGTAGCACAATAATCACCATACCTCAGGATTTCAGCCAAATTGATGTTCCTCATTTTGAAATTTGGGGCAGCAGGGAGTTTTTTACTGTTACGGTGAAAGGGTTTTCATCCACAGATGCTTAACTGCATTGCTTAGCAAATGCAGTCTGTATTACTTTTTCGTCTTGCTTGGTTGTTCTCTTTGTTTAGTTCTGCTCAGTCAGTTTTATTGTCTGAGTGCTATGCTACCATTGAAGCAAGTGGTGAAAAATGCACCAAATGCTTTACTGAAGCCGTCAAACAAAACATACAGTATGTTGTGCTGCCAGGGCACATCACATTCAGGCTACTTACTGTAGGGCCCGCCAGTGATTGTTGAGAGGTATCAAGGCTGAATTGCCGGCAAGATATTACAGGGTGTTGCCTGAGTATACACCATCACTGTCCGTCTGATGACAATAAATAAGGAAGGCTGTGCGCTGCTGGTTTTGGTAAATGATGCTGATGTCATAGCATCGTCGTCATCACTTAAAACCAGCAGCAGGGAAGAACCAGACACAAAGAAGAAACACAAAGACGTGGACGAGGCTGCACtgaccaactagctcaacaatccaccttattatcGTCATCATCGCTTCATTGGCGGCCACTGCTGGCCAAATGCCTTTCCCCTTTATTTTCGgtaccgctgcggtggctcagtggtcatgacGCTtggctgacctgaaagatgcgggtttgattccggctgtggcagttgaatttcgatggaggcgaaattctagaggccgtgtactgtgcaatgtcagtgctcattaaagaaccccaggtggttgaaaattACGAAGCCCTTTACTACGtctttcctcatagcctgagtcgctttgggacgttaagcccccataaattACCTCCTATTCATTTGCATTGAACCCTGTCGTGTACCGTCTGTGGGGCAAACTGAGCTTCCTAATCCTGTCTACCTATTCGGTTATCTgcattttccttctcttggaatacgcTGTATTACCCAAAGGCACGGGGTTTCTCAAACTGGCTTCCAAGGAGCCCTTGAGTTTCCTGGGGTGTTTGGTGGCCCCCCAAGCACCTAAATTCATGTATACCTTTATTCCACGATTCCTTCTGGCCACTTTACTGTACTGTAGTTACATatcaggaagccaacagtcataaaaaccaaggaaagcataggagaatgttttctttttttaaatttgtggtgctGATTAATGCGAGACTAGTAGTGCAATCACTTTATGGCTGGAAATTAATTGataagaaagtagaagaaaagacaaccacatgctgccagtGGGTtatgaacccacgacctccaaatgtTGCGTATTGCGCTGCCAACCATCCTTCTCTAGCGGCGGTCTGATCTTCTATAGTGGGGGGTACTTATGTTTTGTGTGACCcgaccttcagagtgttcaccaacaCCAGCCTCttccatagcggcagacgtagtatgtcctgtattaccgcgagtgtcgcCTGGAGCGTGACCGAATGTTAGGGTGGAAGCTGTGCGAGGCCCTTTTTATGCTACCTCTAGCATCAATACTGCCCTCGTTAACCAAGGCCCTCATTAAGGTACTGAgtagacaagggaagggaaatggggGGCTGCTTGTGACCTAAAAACAAGGGAAGCCAACAGGCATTCAGTTTGTGTCATAACAGGCTCTTCATTTCCTTTCAGGTTGTTTCACTGTACTGTCACTAATTATCAAGTTAATCTGGGCATTTTTGAGGGGGCTGTGTGCCTGCCTGCTGTGTTTTTCATGCGCATTAGGCAGGAAGGGATGGCAGCCAAGGGACATGGGATTCGTCATCACCTTTTGAATGCGATTAGTTTCCCCGAGGCTTAAAAAATCGAGAAGCCATGCTCTAAAGGGCCACTGGTCATCTTTCCTTTACATATTGCATGCCGAGCGTGTGCCTATTTCTTGTTCTTCATTTGAGCTAGGACTCGTGTTTTTCCGTGACCCGCACTGCTCTTGTCTTTTTTGCAACATCGCATAgtcaccatcagcagcagcagcagcagcagcagcctggctACGTCCACTGCGGAGCAAAGGCTTCTCCAGTTAactctatcctttgccagctgcagccagcctatccccgtaaacttcttaatttcTTCCATTTGCCTAACTTTCACCCTcagctacgctcgccttctcttgaaCCCAGTCTGTACCCTTAATAACTGTaggtaatcttgccttcgcattacatgctctgcccaggcttatttcttcttgatttcgactaggatgccattattTGCATTTGTTCCCTGTACAATAGTATAGTAGAAACACTTTATTTCAGAACAGAGATCAGGTGCTCAAAATGCAGTCCAGCTGCCACTCCTGGCCAAGCTAGTCCTTCTCATGAGACAAAGCCTGCCAGGTATGCAAGGAAAGAACTAAGAATAAGGGAGGGGGTAGGAAGTGGACTGAAGAGTGACAAGCAAGAGAAGAGGGAGCGTGCTAGGTCAGCATAGAGTTCAAGGCAGTTTGGGGCAGGAAGGGTCAGAGCGGAAGGGCTATAAATAATGTGCCGGTGTAATATGCGTGTGTGTGAGTTTTACGAAGGGCAAGGGGCCTGGAAAATAGAGGTACAGGGTTTGGGGCAGAGAACGTTAGCGAATTCGGCCTGTGACTGTGAGATTGTGAGGACTGTGGGACGGCCTGTCTCGATCAGAGGGCCCTCGCCACACAGTTACGAGCATGGACCAGTAAGTTGCTGGAGCCTGGCTAAGAGAATGTCGTGGGCGAGCTCGGTGCACAGCTTCTTTCAGTCAGTAGGCGCACTTTTTGAACTGCGGGTGAGGTGTGATGCAGCTGTTTTCGTCACATTCAGCTATTTGACATCGCGTGTTTTTCAGTTCTTTAGTATATTTGATGCGTATAAAT
The genomic region above belongs to Amblyomma americanum isolate KBUSLIRL-KWMA chromosome 9, ASM5285725v1, whole genome shotgun sequence and contains:
- the LOC144103845 gene encoding sulfotransferase 1A2-like — translated: MFTTRSAATVFRIGLQRQSVLEARCGRRTIPKTAPTTPLLQRCYSDLTPPHRAGGHGGDNRRFKLGKKLFSTVLFGSTLAAALYFRRRRQAEHNELFRECVMLPRDGNYAANVYFYNYRGYVFPGMVIKSLPKVQALKARPDDIFVVSFPKTGTTWVQEIVYLIVTGLDFRSAAARNMEQRFPFLEYFYPGVSTIENTPDTRMIKTHLPYSLLPESVRTENPKIIYIVRNPKDVCVSLYHFTRLIKETGYEGSFKDFFDSFLKGHVSYGPIWKHYLEWWEHRNDPNVLVISYEDLHKDACSVIQRIALFLGRPLRDDEVLAIADHCNFNHMAQNPATNYEHWRRLGFVNLQEAGFMRKGIVGDWKNYFTPEMNAQMDAWLEEKFGNTDLTFVYDLPRDEQPERGAV
- the LOC144103850 gene encoding UPF0046 protein T07D4.2 is translated as MGSVRGAVAVHPLTHDSHSAWNRLKTNQTVRSTTPLELDEPIRDDAVRFVCISDTHSAIERMRHPIPDGDVLIHAGDFTRRGYTEEVDAFSTFLGTLPHRHKLVIAGNHELTFDPHTVNHGMSCTEAACNEAVAQIKRRLVNCTYLQDAPATVCGVQVYGSPWQPRFHNWAFNLQRGQALLDKWNCIPADTDVLVTHTPPVGHGDYCVANRHVGCVELLNVVQNRVRPRYHVFWPHSTRVSKGVPGRVSFLHLLAAYIK